In Aedes albopictus strain Foshan chromosome 3, AalbF5, whole genome shotgun sequence, the following are encoded in one genomic region:
- the LOC115261123 gene encoding protein spaetzle, with amino-acid sequence MIALAIFVILVSTSDAFQFWPMVRQRDLKMTTRMDSSKQQQLEKTLSEGSKLLQTLAPLESSSTTDTPSKVNFDFMFASDVESRIDASEDCSPDYPICTNVVDYPQKLVNDIIARQEYRFAEVFGDDVVVDNSDTLEKRFDTSDDEFLCPSVEKLVHPQSGYTVNDKLVMIVNTPNYMQGVRIETCSNPGKACHKLQHLISLYTTECKQLYHYRTLLAFDKITKQPYKESFRLPSCCKCVIKPLQRLHL; translated from the coding sequence ATGATTGCATTggcaatatttgttattttggtgAGCACATCGGATGCATTTCAATTCTGGCCCATGGTAAGGCAGCGAGATCTGAAAATGACCACACGGATGGACAGTTCTAAGCAGCAACAGCTCGAGAAGACATTGAGTGAGGGTTCCAAATTGCTACAAACACTTGCTCCATTGGAAAGTAGCAGCACCACTGATACGCCTAGTAAAGTCAATTTCGATTTTATGTTCGCAAGCGATGTGGAGTCCAGGATCGATGCATCGGAAGATTGCAGTCCAGATTATCCAATATGTACCAACGTTGTAGACTACCCGCAGAAATTGGTGAACGACATAATCGCCCGCCAGGAGTACCGATTTGCGGAAGTTTTCGGTGACGATGTGGTTGTGGATAACAGTGATACCTTGGAGAAGCGGTTCGACACTTCGGATGATGAGTTTCTTTGTCCCAGCGTGGAGAAGTTAGTACATCCTCAGAGCGGATATACGGTGAACGATAAGCTGGTGATGATAGTGAACACCCCGAACTACATGCAAGGAGTGAGAATTGAAACATGTAGCAATCCTGGAAAGGCTTGCCACAAGCTACAACACTTGATATCGTTGTACACGACGGAATGCAAGCAGCTATATCACTATCGAACACTATTGGCATTTGATAAGATAACAAAACAACCTTACAAAGAATCGTTTCGATTACCATCGTGCTGCAAATGTGTCATTAAGCCATTGCAAAGGTTGCATTTATGA